A section of the Hemitrygon akajei chromosome 8, sHemAka1.3, whole genome shotgun sequence genome encodes:
- the LOC140731665 gene encoding uncharacterized protein, which yields MGFLVLFLSLWGQGLRVATLDQSLQNRSHVQYYDYPEEINCSPAGLMVRIRNDSFQGMSIRLSIVDDFGEPRDLQSLYHRCSFATIPEANGSLLFITPYDGCFVNVVNNVVSMELRIDGTDESKRIMVIERIPVNCSLPAKLTAVTIQSITEEKRSISVTVSAHVKPDKPITAPGPVTQTPVRPDKLTIAPGPITQTPVRPDKLTTAPGPVTQAPVRPDKLTTAPGPVIQTPVRPDKLTTAPGPVTQAPVRPDKLTTAPGPVTQAPVRPDKLTTAPGPVTQTPVRPDKLTIAPGPVTQTPVRPDKLTTAPGPVIQTPVRPDKLTTAPGPVTQAPVRPDKLTTAPGPVTQAPVRPDKLTTAPGPVTQAPVKPDKLTTAPGPVTQAPVRPDKPITAPGPVTQTPVRPDKLTTALGPVTQAPMKPDKPITTPRPVSQAPVKLDKLTTTPGPVTLVPVRLDKPITTPGPVTLVPVRPDKPITTPGPVTQVACEAGQTDHYSRTRHPGTREAGQTDHCSRTRHPGAREAGQTHHHSRTRHPGAREAGQTHHHSRTRHPGTHEAGQTHHYSQAS from the exons ATGGGGTTCTTGGTACTCTTCCTGTCCCTTTGGGGACAAGGCTTAAGGGTAGCGACTTTGGATCAATCGCTCCAGAATCGGAGCCACGTACAATACTACGACTATCCCGAGGAGATAAATTGCTCGCCGGCGGGCCTTATGGTGCGGATTCGGAACGATTCGTTTCAAGGAATGTCCATTCGACTCTCAATTGTGG ATGACTTTGGTGAGCCAAGGGACCTGCAGTCACTGTATCACCGTTGTAGCTTTGCAACTATTCCAGAAGCAAATGGGTCCTTGCTCTTCATTACTCCGTACGACGGCTGCTTTGTAAATGTAGTG AATAACGTAGTGAGCATGGAACTGCGGATCGACGGGACTGATGAATCAAAGAGGATCATGGTTATAGAACGCATCCCAGTTAACTGCTCCCTGCCAGCTAAACTGACTGCAGTGACCA TCCAGTCAATCACAGAGGAGAAACGGTCAATCAGTGTCACTGTTTCTGCCCATGTGAAGCCGGACAAACCCATCACCGCTCCCGGACCCGTCACCCAAACACCCGTGAGGCCGGACAAACTGACCATCGCTCCCGGACCCATCACCCAGACACCCGTGAGGCCGGACAAACTGACCACCGCTCCTGGGCCCGTCACCCAGGCACCCGTGAGGCCGGACAAACTGACCACCGCTCCCGGACCCGTCATCCAGACACCCGTAAGGCCGGACAAACTGACCACCGCTCCCGGACCCGTCACCCAGGCACCCGTGAGGCCGGACAAACTGACCACCGCTCCCGGACCCGTCACCCAGGCACCCGTGAGGCCGGACAAACTGACCACCGCTCCCGGACCCGTCACCCAGACACCCGTGAGGCCGGACAAACTGACCATCGCTCCCGGACCCGTCACCCAGACACCCGTGAGGCCGGACAAACTGACCACTGCTCCCGGACCCGTCATCCAGACACCCGTGAGGCCGGACAAACTGACCACTGCTCCCGGACCTGTCACCCAGGCACCCGTGAGGCCGGACAAACTGACCACCGCTCCCGGACCTGTCACCCAGGCACCCGTGAGGCCGGACAAACTGACCACCGCTCCCGGACCCGTCACCCAGGCACCCGTGAAGCCAGACAAACTGACCACCGCTCCCGGGCCCGTCACACAGGCACCCGTGAGGCCGGACAAACCCATCACCGCTCCCGGACCCGTCACCCAGACACCCGTGAGGCCGGACAAACTGACCACCGCTCTCGGACCTGTCACCCAGGCACCCATGAAGCCGGACAAACCCATCACTACTCCCAGGCCAGTTAGCCAGGCGCCCGTGAAGCTGGACAAACTGACCACTACTCCCGGACCCGTCACCCTGGTGCCCGTAAGGCTGGACAAACCCATCACCACTCCCGGACCCGTCACCCTGGTGCCCGTGAGGCCGGACAAACCCATCACCACTCCCGGACCTGTCACCCAGGTGGCCTGTGAAGCTGGACAAACTGACCACTACTCCCGGACCCGTCACCCAGGCACCCGTGAAGCCGGACAAACTGACCACTGTTCTCGGACCCGTCACCCAGGTGCCCGTGAGGCCGGACAAACCCATCACCACTCCCGGACCCGTCACCCTGGTGCCCGTGAGGCCGGACAAACCCATCACCACTCCCGGACCCGTCACCCAGGCACCCATGAAGCCGGACAAACCCATCACTACTCCCAGGCCAGTTAG